In a single window of the Halobaculum lipolyticum genome:
- a CDS encoding mechanosensitive ion channel family protein, which produces MTQTDGGASTPGAVVEALSALVDAIQAAFPTAETRVVASLVGVIVLAAVVVAAREIGPRLKARTEDRDLLIESVRAVVVTSSVVAFGLFLVVVWRGVGLAVGVLPTDTITGRAVVRTVLTVGLLVLATVTTRLTKRGIRDFGRRNGALSDHQTEITHHVVQVGVYAVALLVVFTVWGVNPGNLLVGAGFAGIVLGLAARQTLGAVLAGFVVLFSRPFELGDWVVIGDQEGVVSDITIVNTRIRTFDEEYVMIPNDVVTDTEVVNRSRKGRLRLNLDVGVDYDTDVDRAAEVAEEAMRGHDLVMSAPNPHVVLTGFDDSSIGLRLRFYIDNPSARKMWKARTRVTLAVKRAFDEAGIKIPYPQRELSGRAETDGFRVAGGEELPTAQGSAANTQTDGGGADRGDDDA; this is translated from the coding sequence GTGACCCAGACCGACGGCGGGGCGTCGACGCCGGGAGCGGTCGTCGAGGCGCTGTCGGCGCTCGTCGACGCGATCCAGGCGGCGTTCCCGACGGCCGAGACGCGGGTCGTCGCGTCGCTGGTCGGCGTGATCGTCCTCGCGGCCGTCGTCGTCGCCGCCCGTGAGATCGGGCCGCGGCTCAAGGCGCGGACCGAGGACAGGGACCTCCTGATCGAGTCGGTGCGGGCGGTGGTCGTCACCTCGTCGGTCGTCGCCTTCGGCCTGTTCCTCGTCGTGGTCTGGCGGGGCGTCGGGCTGGCCGTCGGGGTCCTGCCGACCGACACGATCACCGGACGGGCGGTCGTCCGGACCGTGTTGACGGTGGGGCTGCTCGTGCTCGCGACCGTGACGACCCGGCTGACGAAACGGGGGATCCGCGACTTCGGGCGGCGCAACGGCGCGCTGTCGGACCACCAGACGGAGATCACCCACCACGTCGTGCAGGTGGGGGTGTACGCGGTGGCGCTGTTGGTCGTGTTCACCGTCTGGGGCGTCAACCCCGGGAACCTCCTCGTCGGCGCCGGGTTCGCGGGCATCGTTCTCGGTCTCGCCGCACGCCAGACGCTCGGGGCGGTGCTGGCGGGGTTCGTCGTCCTGTTCTCCCGCCCGTTCGAACTCGGGGACTGGGTGGTGATCGGCGACCAGGAGGGCGTCGTCAGCGACATCACCATCGTCAACACCCGCATCCGGACGTTCGACGAGGAGTACGTGATGATCCCGAACGACGTCGTCACCGACACCGAGGTCGTGAACCGCTCGCGCAAGGGGCGGCTCCGCCTCAACCTCGACGTCGGCGTCGACTACGACACCGATGTCGACCGGGCGGCCGAAGTCGCCGAGGAGGCGATGCGCGGCCACGACCTGGTGATGTCGGCCCCGAACCCGCACGTCGTCCTCACGGGGTTCGACGACTCCTCGATCGGACTTCGCCTGCGGTTTTACATCGACAACCCGAGCGCACGGAAGATGTGGAAGGCCCGGACGCGGGTGACGCTGGCGGTGAAGCGCGCGTTCGACGAGGCGGGCATCAAGATCCCGTACCCGCAGCGCGAACTGTCGGGGCGCGCCGAGACGGACGGGTTCCGCGTCGCTGGCGGCGAGGAACTGCCCACCGCACAAGGGTCGGCCGCGAACACGCAGACCGACGGTGGCGGCGCCGACCGCGGGGACGACGATGCCTGA
- a CDS encoding HemK2/MTQ2 family protein methyltransferase, translating to MPEEEPASEETDDSTTRDALAARRGLDSPVYAPAEDSGLLAEAAVEHARGVTLEVGTGSGWVAEKVLRVSDATRVLGSDVNPHATRRARERGVEAVRADLLSPFREESLDTVLFNPPYLPTDPDNEWDDWQEAALSGGESGRESIEPFLDDLPRVLAPDGVALLLVSSLTGFADVVEYAVDAGFRAETVAEESFPFETLSILALRRRE from the coding sequence ATGCCTGAGGAGGAACCAGCGTCGGAGGAGACAGACGACTCGACCACTCGCGACGCGCTGGCGGCGCGCCGCGGTCTCGATTCGCCCGTGTACGCGCCCGCCGAGGACTCCGGACTGCTCGCCGAGGCGGCCGTCGAACACGCCCGGGGCGTGACGCTGGAGGTCGGCACCGGATCCGGCTGGGTGGCCGAGAAGGTGCTCAGGGTGTCCGACGCGACGCGGGTGCTCGGCAGCGACGTGAACCCGCACGCGACCCGTCGCGCCCGCGAGCGCGGCGTCGAGGCGGTTCGGGCGGACCTGTTGTCACCGTTCCGCGAGGAGTCGCTCGACACGGTGCTGTTCAACCCGCCGTACCTGCCCACGGACCCGGACAACGAGTGGGACGACTGGCAGGAGGCGGCGCTGTCGGGCGGCGAATCCGGCCGCGAGTCGATCGAGCCGTTCCTCGACGACCTCCCGCGCGTGCTCGCGCCCGACGGCGTCGCGCTGCTTCTGGTCTCCTCGCTCACCGGCTTCGCCGACGTCGTCGAGTACGCCGTCGACGCCGGCTTCCGCGCGGAGACGGTCGCCGAGGAGTCGTTCCCGTTCGAGACGCTCTCGATCCTCGCGCTCCGCCGGCGCGAGTGA